In one window of Candidatus Palauibacter australiensis DNA:
- a CDS encoding outer membrane beta-barrel protein, giving the protein MSVLTTSLAVTLLTSLAAAPLAAQTTIGLRGGISTATLSRDAPPVERGEVNRSRFGAVSGIDVGIPLSGTVDLRVGMGLAQKGGGADTPTSVTASRAFVVATAELDYVQFSALFRASADAERGLLNVGVLAGPYVALNHSCKIAVTTRYSPPGSGQQQPSSQSPAWRREASCLKEGGTDFTSTDLGLAFGAGAEVRLGESLGLALDVIYAMGLSRIDDDGTRNRHLALQSGIVFVVG; this is encoded by the coding sequence GTGTCCGTTCTGACAACGTCGCTCGCCGTCACCCTTCTCACTTCGCTGGCGGCCGCGCCGCTCGCCGCGCAGACGACCATCGGCCTCAGGGGAGGCATCAGCACCGCAACCCTGTCCCGGGATGCGCCGCCGGTGGAACGGGGGGAAGTAAACAGATCCCGATTCGGGGCCGTATCGGGGATCGACGTCGGGATCCCCCTGAGCGGTACCGTGGATCTCCGGGTCGGCATGGGGCTGGCCCAGAAGGGCGGCGGCGCGGACACACCGACGTCGGTCACCGCGAGCAGAGCGTTCGTCGTGGCGACCGCCGAGTTGGACTACGTGCAGTTTTCCGCACTCTTCCGCGCGAGTGCCGACGCCGAGCGCGGGCTTCTCAACGTCGGCGTCCTCGCCGGGCCCTACGTGGCCCTGAACCATTCGTGCAAAATCGCGGTGACGACACGCTACTCTCCGCCCGGATCGGGGCAGCAGCAGCCCTCCAGTCAGTCTCCGGCTTGGAGAAGGGAAGCGTCCTGCCTCAAGGAAGGGGGCACCGACTTCACGTCCACCGATCTCGGATTGGCCTTCGGGGCGGGGGCCGAAGTAAGACTGGGCGAGTCACTCGGCCTAGCACTGGACGTGATCTATGCGATGGGCCTCTCCCGTATCGACGACGACGGAACCAGAAACCGTCACTTGGCCCTGCAGAGCGGGATCGTGTTCGTTGTCGGGTGA
- a CDS encoding benzoate-CoA ligase family protein — translation MRIDRSVVPARLRYGETFNAASWYIDRHVAEGRGEKVAVAQAGVSVTYAELAGRVAQAGNALLGLGLAPGDRVLMVVKDGPEFFFFFWGAIKAGIVPVPVSYLMRARDLAFIIADSECRAVVYSPEFAAEVVPGLAAARTGARGLALEAEGGVLDDVAAAPPELEAATTRPDDVAFWLYSSGTTGRPKGVPHRHRDMPATCEHYAVGILGLGEDDRCYSAAKLFFAYGLGNAMTFPLWVGGTAILDERRPTPATTFETIETLRPTAYFGVPTLYAAQLQTLDQAGAGGGGPARGGAAGQGGPHLSSLRLCVSAGEALPPDLFRRWKAATGLEILDGIGSTEALHIFISNAPGDVKPGSTGRVVPGYEARIVDEDGAEAGPGEAGQLEIRGDSTTPGYWNRPELEGRTIVDGWLRTGDQYVRDADGWFHYQGRADDMIKVGGIWCSPFDIEARLVEHPSVLEAAVVGREDDHGLVKPEAHVVLSEPLRETAGAPSAADALRAELVAHCQEALPRYMYPRWIRFAAELPKTATGKIQRFRLRP, via the coding sequence ATGCGAATCGACCGTTCGGTGGTCCCCGCGCGTCTCCGGTATGGGGAGACGTTCAACGCGGCCTCTTGGTACATCGACCGGCATGTGGCCGAGGGGCGGGGCGAGAAGGTCGCCGTCGCGCAGGCCGGGGTGTCGGTCACGTACGCGGAACTGGCGGGGCGGGTGGCGCAGGCGGGGAACGCGCTCCTCGGGCTCGGGCTCGCGCCGGGCGACCGGGTGCTCATGGTCGTGAAGGACGGTCCCGAGTTCTTCTTTTTCTTCTGGGGGGCGATCAAGGCGGGGATCGTGCCCGTGCCCGTGAGCTACCTCATGCGGGCGCGGGATCTCGCGTTCATCATCGCCGACTCGGAGTGCCGGGCCGTCGTCTACTCGCCGGAGTTCGCGGCCGAGGTCGTGCCGGGGCTGGCGGCGGCGCGCACGGGCGCCCGCGGGCTCGCGCTCGAAGCGGAGGGCGGGGTGCTCGACGACGTCGCTGCGGCCCCTCCGGAGCTGGAGGCGGCGACCACGAGGCCCGACGACGTGGCGTTCTGGCTCTACTCCTCGGGCACCACGGGCCGTCCCAAGGGGGTGCCGCACCGCCACCGCGACATGCCGGCGACCTGCGAGCACTACGCCGTGGGGATCCTGGGGCTGGGAGAGGACGACCGTTGCTACTCCGCGGCGAAGCTCTTCTTCGCCTACGGGCTCGGGAACGCGATGACCTTTCCGCTGTGGGTGGGAGGTACCGCCATCCTCGACGAGCGGCGGCCGACGCCCGCGACGACGTTCGAGACGATCGAAACGCTTCGCCCGACGGCGTATTTCGGCGTGCCGACGCTGTACGCGGCCCAGCTGCAGACGCTGGACCAGGCCGGCGCGGGGGGCGGCGGCCCAGCTCGCGGCGGCGCGGCGGGGCAGGGCGGTCCCCATCTGAGTTCGCTCCGGCTCTGCGTCTCGGCCGGCGAGGCGCTGCCCCCCGACCTCTTCCGCCGCTGGAAGGCGGCGACGGGGCTCGAGATCCTGGACGGGATCGGCTCCACCGAGGCGCTCCACATCTTCATCTCCAACGCCCCGGGCGACGTGAAGCCCGGAAGCACGGGCCGCGTCGTCCCCGGCTACGAGGCGCGGATCGTGGACGAAGACGGCGCCGAGGCGGGGCCCGGCGAGGCGGGGCAACTCGAGATCCGCGGCGACTCGACGACCCCCGGTTACTGGAACCGTCCCGAACTCGAGGGACGAACGATCGTCGACGGCTGGCTCCGTACGGGAGACCAGTACGTGCGCGACGCCGACGGCTGGTTCCACTACCAGGGCCGCGCCGACGACATGATCAAGGTGGGCGGGATCTGGTGCTCTCCGTTCGACATCGAGGCCCGCCTCGTGGAACATCCCTCGGTGCTGGAGGCGGCGGTCGTGGGCCGCGAGGACGACCACGGCCTGGTGAAGCCGGAGGCGCACGTCGTGCTGTCGGAGCCGCTCCGGGAGACGGCGGGCGCGCCATCGGCCGCCGACGCGCTGCGGGCCGAACTCGTCGCGCATTGCCAGGAGGCCCTCCCGCGCTACATGTACCCCCGGTGGATCCGCTTCGCGGCGGAGTTGCCGAAGACCGCCACGGGGAAGATCCAGCGCTTCCGCCTGCGCCCATAG
- a CDS encoding adenylate kinase, whose amino-acid sequence MIRRVHGSRIAPDAEIGDRVQVVGNSGSGKSTLGARLAEAMGAPFVELDALNWLPGWVGLNQTDPDRFERRIRDATRGERWVVAGSYEKFSRRVLWPRLDTVVWLDLPLPLLVGRFLRRSWRRSRSGELVWGTNREWFWRHLLVWRHDSLLAWIITQHRRKRRNMLACMSDPRWAQIRFVRLASPREVEAFAAAVFSVWSDQM is encoded by the coding sequence ATGATCCGCCGAGTTCATGGTAGTCGAATCGCGCCGGACGCCGAGATCGGCGACCGCGTGCAGGTGGTGGGCAACAGCGGGTCGGGGAAGAGCACGCTCGGGGCGCGGCTGGCGGAGGCGATGGGTGCGCCGTTCGTGGAACTGGACGCGCTCAACTGGCTGCCGGGCTGGGTCGGGCTGAACCAGACGGACCCCGACAGGTTCGAGCGCCGAATCCGAGACGCGACCCGGGGGGAACGCTGGGTCGTCGCGGGTTCCTACGAGAAGTTCTCCCGGCGGGTGCTGTGGCCGCGCCTCGATACCGTCGTTTGGCTCGACCTGCCGCTGCCGCTCCTCGTGGGGCGCTTCCTCCGCCGCTCGTGGCGACGCTCGCGATCCGGGGAACTGGTTTGGGGTACGAACCGGGAGTGGTTCTGGCGCCACCTCCTGGTCTGGCGGCACGACTCGCTCCTCGCCTGGATCATCACGCAGCACAGGCGCAAGCGGCGAAACATGCTCGCGTGCATGTCGGACCCGCGCTGGGCGCAAATCCGGTTCGTGCGCCTCGCGTCACCCCGCGAAGTCGAGGCCTTCGCCGCAGCCGTATTTTCCGTTTGGTCTGACCAAATGTAA
- the ggt gene encoding gamma-glutamyltransferase, giving the protein MRDADRIDTSRPRWPTFRRGRAPLSLGAFLAVLLLVGGCQAGDAGDGAEAGAASGAASAFIEAGGAFPDGWPFAAEDAPVAATEGMVASTDEFASRVGIEILAAGGNAVDAAVATGLALAVVNPEAGNLGGGGFMMIRLADGTVFAQDHREKAPLAATRDMYLDEAGNVTDLSVLGHLAAGVPGTVSGLWEAHRRFGALEWTDVVQPSIDLAHGFEVTTRLVSTLDAAQEGIRAFPHSARIFLPGDAVPGIGATFAQPDLAAVLTRLRDQGPDDFYRGETAALIVAEMERGGGIITLEDLDRYETVWREPVAFDYRGYTVHSMPPPSSGGLTMAAIANILERWDLGAMGWNSPETIHVMAESFRRAYADRNEYLADPDFVELPAGEFLSEAYADSRAATISTERATPSAEVNPGIDAFLDESHTTHYAVVDAEGNAVAVTTSINSWYGGKVVVDGAGFFLNNTMDDFASKPGTPNQFGLVQGERNAIGPGKRMLSAMSPTIVEDADGDLFLITGTPGGATIITTVLQSIFNVVDHGMNVVQAVHAPRVHHQHLPDLVFHEYGGLGGAAASALEALGHTVLERDPGPPDAYFTGGMSGDLQLIMAMPDGSWTGWSDPRRGGTALGR; this is encoded by the coding sequence ATGCGCGACGCAGACCGAATCGATACCTCGCGGCCACGGTGGCCGACGTTCCGCCGCGGCCGGGCGCCGCTCTCGCTGGGTGCGTTCCTTGCGGTCCTGTTGCTCGTCGGCGGGTGTCAGGCGGGCGACGCCGGGGATGGCGCCGAAGCCGGTGCCGCGAGCGGTGCGGCGAGCGCGTTCATCGAAGCGGGGGGCGCCTTCCCCGACGGGTGGCCGTTCGCGGCCGAAGACGCGCCGGTGGCCGCCACCGAAGGCATGGTCGCTTCGACGGATGAATTCGCCTCGCGCGTCGGCATCGAGATCCTCGCGGCCGGGGGGAACGCGGTCGACGCGGCGGTCGCCACGGGACTGGCGCTCGCCGTCGTGAACCCGGAGGCCGGCAACTTGGGCGGGGGCGGGTTCATGATGATCCGCCTCGCCGACGGCACCGTCTTCGCGCAGGACCACCGCGAGAAGGCGCCGCTGGCCGCCACCCGCGACATGTACCTCGACGAGGCCGGCAACGTGACCGACCTCTCCGTCCTGGGACACCTGGCGGCGGGCGTGCCCGGGACGGTGTCCGGGCTGTGGGAGGCGCACCGGCGCTTCGGCGCGCTCGAGTGGACCGACGTGGTGCAGCCGTCCATCGACCTCGCGCACGGGTTCGAGGTCACGACGCGGCTGGTGTCCACGCTCGACGCGGCCCAGGAGGGGATCCGCGCCTTCCCGCACAGCGCGCGTATCTTCCTCCCCGGCGACGCCGTCCCCGGCATCGGCGCCACCTTCGCGCAGCCGGATCTCGCCGCCGTCCTCACGCGCCTCCGCGACCAGGGGCCCGACGACTTCTATCGCGGGGAGACCGCCGCCCTGATCGTGGCGGAGATGGAGCGCGGCGGCGGCATCATCACGCTGGAGGACCTCGACCGCTACGAGACGGTGTGGCGCGAGCCGGTCGCCTTCGACTACCGCGGCTACACGGTACATTCGATGCCGCCGCCCTCCTCGGGCGGTCTCACGATGGCGGCCATCGCCAACATCCTCGAGCGCTGGGACCTGGGCGCCATGGGGTGGAACAGCCCCGAGACGATCCACGTCATGGCCGAGTCCTTCCGGCGCGCCTACGCCGACCGCAACGAGTACCTCGCGGACCCGGACTTCGTCGAGCTTCCCGCCGGCGAGTTCCTGTCGGAGGCCTACGCGGACAGCCGCGCGGCGACGATCTCCACGGAGCGGGCGACCCCCTCCGCCGAGGTCAATCCCGGGATCGACGCCTTCCTCGACGAGAGCCACACGACCCACTACGCCGTCGTCGACGCGGAGGGGAACGCGGTCGCGGTCACGACCAGCATCAACTCGTGGTACGGCGGCAAGGTCGTCGTGGACGGGGCGGGGTTCTTCCTCAACAACACGATGGACGACTTCGCGTCCAAGCCGGGCACCCCGAACCAGTTCGGCCTCGTGCAGGGCGAGCGCAACGCGATCGGCCCCGGCAAGCGCATGCTGTCGGCCATGAGCCCCACGATCGTCGAGGACGCGGACGGCGACCTCTTCCTCATCACGGGCACTCCCGGCGGCGCCACGATCATCACCACGGTGCTGCAGTCCATCTTCAACGTCGTCGACCACGGGATGAACGTTGTGCAGGCGGTCCACGCCCCGCGGGTGCACCACCAGCACCTCCCGGACCTCGTCTTCCACGAATACGGGGGACTGGGGGGCGCGGCGGCGAGCGCGCTGGAGGCGCTGGGACACACGGTCCTCGAGCGCGACCCGGGCCCGCCGGACGCCTACTTCACCGGCGGCATGTCGGGCGACCTGCAACTGATCATGGCGATGCCGGACGGATCCTGGACGGGCTGGTCCGACCCCCGCCGCGGCGGGACGGCGCTCGGCCGCTAG
- a CDS encoding DUF5674 family protein yields the protein MTAGRIISEPIHRADLLQIAEAQFGDWIKAVVDVSREIMAVGGDLHADDEALLLQHHSRQQDLWGINLYLEDEGPEWIDFDSLINIRPGQGNRSRGVDDEQTRERIRALVESLVLAN from the coding sequence TTGACGGCGGGGCGCATCATCTCGGAGCCCATCCACCGTGCGGACCTCCTTCAGATTGCCGAGGCCCAGTTCGGCGACTGGATCAAGGCCGTGGTCGACGTCTCTCGGGAGATCATGGCTGTCGGAGGCGATTTACACGCGGATGATGAGGCGCTGCTCCTCCAGCACCACTCCCGCCAGCAGGACCTCTGGGGCATCAACCTGTATCTGGAAGACGAAGGCCCGGAGTGGATCGACTTCGACTCCCTGATAAACATTCGGCCCGGACAGGGGAACCGCTCGCGCGGTGTGGACGACGAGCAGACGCGTGAGCGCATCCGCGCGCTGGTCGAGTCGCTCGTTCTCGCCAACTAA
- a CDS encoding amidohydrolase family protein, which produces MSQVSVPRSRLSFRALTPLAARLLLPGALFLPPVALLLLPTVAHAQDREVRVTVSEGTNMAAAVSPDGSRMVLDLQGTLWVMDAGGGEARAITDMYYDARQPQWAPDGSRIAFQSFRDGRWHIWSIAPDGTGPVQHTFGPYDEREPAYSPDGGTIVFASDRSGNYDIWTLDVSGGPGDGRLQRVTDAPTHEFTPQWSPDGESLAYASDRGLGAIIVRESGGSTRVVARNAGAISPAWSPDGSRIAYSAVVQGQTGLWVADAGAAGGGGATTPTRLTEAGADVFPFRPMWMGDRMGDRMGDGTDAAEIAYTGDGRIRRVSADGAPGADIPFEATFAFTRRDYERAPRSFEAGEPEPVQGIVAPAVSPDGRHIAFTALGDLWLLDIAADGAGGADGATPRRLTDDPFVDLMPAWSRDGSRLAYASDRAGSLDIWVRDMATGTETRATAAPGGEVGPVFSPAGDRIVFTSVMGLQAAVQVVDLATGELTTIRNDLFAPSRPSFSPDGRTIAMSVLSQYSSRFREGRNEILLQPLDGGETRRVTAADHENMGVRALDGPVWSPDGRRMAYASEGVLWMVEVDAEGAPSAPPTRLSNHHADAISWTGDSRSIVYQSTRGLRRYHLDDGRSEEIPLRMEWQRPAREGAVVVRAARVWDGVSDEISRDMDLIIEGNRIVSVVPHSDAHIAAVIDAGGEVVDASDHTVLPGLVDMHSHMGYGMGEALGRAFLAYGVTTIRDPTSDPYEVAERRESIDSGRRIGPREFATGRTMDGNRIYYSGAGSLGPNGNLELELDRAEHVGYSLIKTYVRMPDLIQRRIIEFAHGIGIPVASHEIYPAVAHGQDHVEHISGTSRRGYSPKVTAMYRTYDDVIQLLTASGMTITPTMALMGGWWKSVGDDPSWTTDARFEAVFPEGMAEAMTERALTRGRAGGIDELLADAGRTVTRVVRGGGKVVAGTDSPIIPYGAALIAEVENYVWGGLTEVEALRTATSVAAEALAMEGEMGTLAAGALADILIVEGNPLENIEDLRRARIVLKDGEIFRLEDLLEPPRALVP; this is translated from the coding sequence ATGTCCCAGGTATCGGTGCCCCGCAGCCGTCTTTCGTTCCGCGCGCTCACCCCCCTGGCGGCGCGGCTTCTCCTGCCCGGAGCGCTGTTTCTGCCGCCGGTAGCGCTGCTTCTCCTGCCCACGGTGGCGCATGCCCAGGATCGGGAGGTGCGGGTCACGGTCTCCGAGGGGACGAACATGGCGGCGGCGGTCTCGCCGGACGGGAGCCGGATGGTGCTCGACCTGCAGGGGACGCTGTGGGTGATGGACGCCGGGGGCGGCGAGGCGCGCGCGATCACGGACATGTACTACGACGCGCGCCAGCCGCAGTGGGCGCCGGACGGGAGCCGGATCGCCTTCCAGTCGTTTCGGGACGGGCGCTGGCACATCTGGTCGATCGCGCCCGACGGGACCGGTCCGGTGCAGCACACCTTCGGTCCCTACGATGAGCGGGAGCCGGCCTACTCCCCCGATGGCGGCACGATCGTCTTCGCGTCGGATCGTTCCGGCAACTACGACATCTGGACGCTCGACGTCTCGGGCGGGCCCGGCGACGGCCGCCTCCAGCGGGTGACGGACGCGCCCACGCACGAGTTCACGCCGCAGTGGTCGCCGGATGGCGAGTCCCTGGCCTACGCCTCGGACCGCGGCCTCGGGGCGATCATCGTCCGCGAGAGCGGCGGCTCGACCCGAGTCGTGGCGCGGAACGCGGGCGCAATCTCACCGGCGTGGAGCCCGGACGGAAGCCGGATCGCGTACTCGGCCGTCGTCCAGGGCCAGACCGGGCTCTGGGTGGCCGACGCCGGCGCGGCCGGAGGCGGAGGCGCGACCACGCCGACGCGCCTCACCGAAGCGGGGGCGGACGTCTTCCCCTTCCGTCCCATGTGGATGGGAGACCGGATGGGGGATCGGATGGGGGACGGGACGGACGCCGCGGAGATCGCCTACACCGGCGACGGCCGCATCCGGCGCGTGTCGGCGGACGGCGCGCCGGGGGCGGACATCCCCTTCGAGGCCACGTTCGCGTTTACGCGGCGCGACTACGAGCGCGCGCCGCGTTCGTTCGAGGCGGGAGAACCGGAGCCCGTGCAGGGGATCGTCGCCCCGGCGGTCTCCCCGGACGGTCGCCACATCGCCTTCACCGCCCTCGGCGACCTGTGGCTACTCGACATCGCGGCGGACGGGGCGGGCGGCGCGGACGGCGCAACGCCCCGGCGGCTCACGGACGACCCCTTCGTCGACCTGATGCCGGCGTGGTCGCGCGACGGCTCGCGGCTTGCCTATGCCTCGGACCGGGCGGGCTCCCTCGACATCTGGGTGCGCGACATGGCCACCGGCACCGAGACGCGCGCCACCGCCGCGCCGGGCGGCGAGGTGGGCCCCGTGTTCTCCCCCGCCGGGGACCGGATCGTTTTCACCTCGGTCATGGGACTGCAGGCCGCCGTGCAGGTCGTGGACCTCGCGACGGGCGAACTCACCACGATCCGCAACGATCTCTTCGCCCCCAGCCGGCCGTCGTTCTCCCCCGATGGGCGGACGATCGCGATGTCCGTCCTCTCCCAGTACTCGTCGCGCTTCCGGGAGGGGCGGAACGAGATCCTCCTGCAGCCGCTGGACGGGGGCGAGACGCGCCGGGTCACGGCGGCCGATCACGAGAACATGGGCGTGCGGGCGCTCGACGGGCCGGTGTGGTCGCCGGACGGGCGGCGCATGGCGTACGCCAGCGAGGGCGTGCTGTGGATGGTCGAGGTCGACGCGGAGGGCGCGCCCAGCGCGCCGCCGACACGTCTCTCCAACCACCACGCGGACGCGATCTCGTGGACGGGCGACTCACGGTCCATCGTCTATCAGTCGACGCGCGGCCTTCGCCGCTACCACCTCGACGACGGCCGCTCCGAGGAGATTCCGCTGCGGATGGAGTGGCAACGCCCCGCGCGCGAGGGTGCGGTGGTCGTACGCGCGGCGCGCGTGTGGGACGGCGTCTCGGACGAGATCTCCCGCGACATGGACCTCATCATCGAGGGCAACCGGATCGTCTCCGTCGTCCCGCACAGCGACGCGCACATCGCCGCGGTCATCGACGCGGGGGGCGAGGTCGTGGACGCGAGCGACCACACCGTCCTTCCCGGCCTCGTCGACATGCACTCGCACATGGGCTACGGGATGGGCGAGGCGCTGGGCCGCGCCTTTCTCGCCTACGGGGTGACGACGATCCGCGATCCCACCTCCGACCCCTACGAGGTCGCCGAGCGCCGGGAGTCCATCGACTCGGGCCGCCGCATCGGACCGCGCGAGTTCGCCACCGGCCGCACGATGGACGGCAACCGGATCTACTACTCGGGCGCCGGCTCCCTCGGCCCCAACGGGAACCTCGAGCTGGAGTTGGACCGCGCCGAGCACGTGGGCTATTCCCTCATCAAGACCTACGTCCGCATGCCGGACCTCATCCAGCGCCGCATCATCGAGTTCGCGCACGGGATCGGGATTCCGGTGGCGAGTCACGAGATCTATCCCGCCGTCGCGCACGGCCAGGACCACGTCGAACACATCTCGGGCACGAGCCGCCGCGGCTATTCGCCGAAGGTGACGGCGATGTACCGGACGTACGACGACGTGATCCAGCTCCTTACCGCCTCCGGCATGACGATCACGCCGACGATGGCACTCATGGGCGGCTGGTGGAAGTCCGTCGGCGACGACCCGTCGTGGACGACCGACGCCCGTTTCGAGGCCGTGTTCCCCGAGGGGATGGCCGAGGCCATGACCGAACGCGCCCTCACGAGGGGCCGGGCCGGCGGCATCGACGAGCTGCTCGCCGACGCCGGCCGCACCGTGACCCGCGTCGTCCGCGGCGGAGGCAAGGTGGTGGCGGGGACGGACTCCCCCATCATCCCCTACGGCGCCGCCCTCATCGCCGAGGTCGAGAACTACGTCTGGGGCGGCCTCACGGAGGTCGAAGCCCTGCGCACGGCGACGTCCGTGGCCGCCGAGGCGCTCGCCATGGAAGGAGAGATGGGAACCCTGGCGGCCGGAGCCCTGGCCGACATCCTCATCGTCGAGGGCAACCCGCTCGAGAACATCGAGGACCTCCGCCGCGCCCGCATCGTGCTCAAGGACGGCGAGATCTTCCGCCTCGAGGACCTGCTGGAGCCTCCCCGCGCGCTCGTGCCCTGA
- a CDS encoding porin family protein, whose amino-acid sequence MRRVVTSLLPLLIAAPLMGQTTVGLRGGLSRATVSADVEDVSLQDARKGVIAGVDIAFPLASAIELRVGGAYSQKGTDRPADLASEGIDVSGSVRIEADWVQLSALARIGTPRDGGMSFGLLLGPWAASLLSCDATVSFDAGALGSVNQSTSCDDVTKSTDFGVAAGAGLEMAISDGLRLGVDLIYSLGLANIDDASMDTINTRHLALQAGIVIPFGR is encoded by the coding sequence ATGCGCAGAGTCGTCACGTCGCTCCTTCCGCTCCTGATCGCCGCCCCGCTGATGGGGCAAACGACGGTCGGACTTCGAGGGGGCCTGAGCCGGGCCACGGTCTCCGCGGATGTGGAGGACGTATCGCTCCAGGACGCTCGCAAGGGTGTGATCGCAGGGGTCGACATCGCGTTCCCCCTCGCAAGCGCGATCGAGCTTCGGGTCGGGGGCGCCTATTCCCAGAAGGGTACGGATCGGCCCGCGGACCTCGCCTCGGAAGGCATCGACGTCAGCGGCTCGGTCAGGATCGAGGCGGACTGGGTGCAGCTGTCGGCGCTCGCGCGCATCGGAACGCCGCGAGACGGCGGAATGTCCTTCGGTCTGCTGCTGGGCCCGTGGGCCGCTTCCCTGCTTTCCTGCGACGCGACGGTCAGTTTCGACGCCGGCGCACTCGGATCGGTGAATCAATCGACATCGTGCGACGATGTGACGAAGTCGACCGACTTCGGCGTCGCGGCCGGCGCCGGGTTGGAAATGGCGATTTCCGACGGCTTGCGGCTGGGTGTGGATCTGATCTACTCGCTGGGACTCGCGAACATCGACGACGCGTCGATGGATACCATCAACACGCGGCACCTGGCGCTTCAGGCCGGGATCGTGATCCCGTTCGGACGCTGA
- a CDS encoding NINE protein, with protein sequence MPGRGDLDFSRAVLDQLYSYRPKREGIAYPLWLLTGILGGHRFYLDRPGTGLLMLLTLGGAGLWWLLDVLLIPRMVRKFNEDQARRRFLGLPPRQLAFMPAKGETLPPEPHWAAKRGTRVRLVADSVVMMLAGGSMGAFARGFGIYEPIVAVLALIAITLLGTRWAAISNLPILRGFDRWAHRLRLFYYTNDPGGAVSLAFRQVLAAFAILRRRRRAEAKLYLQFGVWFTIIFTVFDIIEASSGTGGFTFSLVQDFYMTLFATYAFAAPIGAILNKHVLLQRSDRVIWVLSGVAVLFIATSLF encoded by the coding sequence GTGCCCGGAAGGGGCGACCTCGACTTCTCCCGCGCGGTGCTCGACCAGCTCTACAGCTACCGACCGAAGCGCGAGGGCATCGCCTATCCGCTGTGGCTCCTGACGGGGATTTTAGGCGGCCACCGCTTCTATCTCGACCGTCCCGGCACCGGCCTCCTCATGCTCCTCACGCTCGGAGGCGCGGGGCTGTGGTGGCTGCTGGATGTGCTCCTGATTCCGCGCATGGTGCGGAAGTTCAACGAAGACCAGGCGCGGCGGCGCTTCCTCGGCCTGCCGCCGCGCCAGCTCGCCTTCATGCCGGCCAAGGGGGAGACGCTCCCGCCGGAGCCGCACTGGGCCGCCAAGCGGGGGACGCGCGTCCGCCTGGTCGCCGACTCCGTCGTGATGATGCTGGCGGGCGGGTCGATGGGCGCCTTCGCGCGCGGATTCGGGATCTACGAGCCGATCGTCGCGGTGCTCGCGCTCATCGCGATCACCCTGCTGGGCACCCGCTGGGCCGCCATCTCCAACCTGCCCATCCTGCGGGGGTTCGACCGCTGGGCGCACCGGCTGCGCCTGTTCTACTACACGAACGATCCCGGCGGGGCCGTGTCCCTCGCCTTCCGCCAGGTGCTGGCCGCGTTCGCCATCCTCCGCAGGCGCCGGCGCGCCGAGGCCAAGCTTTACCTGCAGTTCGGCGTCTGGTTCACGATCATCTTCACCGTCTTCGACATCATCGAGGCGAGCAGCGGCACGGGGGGCTTCACGTTTTCCCTGGTGCAGGACTTCTACATGACGCTGTTCGCCACCTACGCCTTCGCCGCCCCGATCGGGGCGATCCTCAACAAGCACGTCCTCCTCCAGCGCAGCGACCGCGTGATTTGGGTGCTCAGCGGCGTCGCCGTACTGTTCATCGCAACGAGTCTCTTCTGA